A single window of Tuberibacillus sp. Marseille-P3662 DNA harbors:
- a CDS encoding DUF4145 domain-containing protein: MACCTKVQKILEPSFYRYFELTEDVGGYMVNTCPFDRVIHDDLANTLLQIKDQQMKACLQRLLTYTYQNRKEAPALAAVALRQMLECLVHRHCQNIGLSMTGKKGRMKPLGQIIHQLKRHLPKPVKKAVYEIKNVGNDGAHFNTVNVRLSLLTTELIDGHLQTLHYIVQYYISKHGV, from the coding sequence ATGGCATGCTGTACAAAAGTTCAGAAGATATTGGAACCATCATTCTATCGTTATTTTGAATTAACGGAGGATGTCGGGGGTTATATGGTCAACACCTGCCCATTCGATAGGGTGATTCATGATGACTTAGCAAATACGCTTTTGCAAATAAAGGATCAGCAGATGAAGGCTTGCCTGCAAAGATTGTTGACATATACCTATCAAAATCGAAAAGAAGCACCAGCGCTTGCGGCCGTTGCTTTACGGCAAATGCTTGAGTGTCTTGTCCATCGCCATTGTCAGAATATCGGGCTATCAATGACGGGAAAAAAGGGTAGGATGAAACCACTGGGTCAAATTATTCATCAACTCAAACGACACTTGCCAAAACCAGTTAAGAAGGCTGTTTATGAAATTAAAAATGTTGGCAATGATGGAGCTCATTTTAATACCGTTAATGTCCGCTTATCCCTATTAACAACAGAGCTTATTGACGGTCATCTACAAACCTTACACTATATCGTCCAATACTACATTAGTAAGCATGGGGTCTAA
- the ilvB gene encoding acetolactate synthase large subunit — protein MKAEVNQSVQEEARSQSKTGADLLVEALLNAGVKHLFGYPGGANLPIYDSLYRIGGEFNHILSRHEQGAIHAAEGFARVTGKPGVVIATSGPGATNLVTGIADAMMDSLPIVVFTGQVAKNVIGTDAFQESDVMGITTPITKHNYQVQELTDLPRIVNEAFHIASTGRPGPVVVDIPKDVASEVGATDCEADFYLPGYQPTIEPNPLQIKKLVDAMSQSKRPVILAGAGVLHAQGSEELRKFAEMHQIPVTTTLLGLGGFPGEHDLSLGMAGMHGTYAANTALYESDLLINFGARFDDRLTGNLKHFAPRATVAHVDIDPAEIGKNVSTGIPVVADAKRVLEKLLAVAGGSPETSSWREQIAAYKRDFPLWYHEQSDAIVPQEVIETVHRYTCGDAIVTTDVGQHQMWAAQYYAFNEPNRWVTSGGLGTMGFGFPAAIGAQLGAPDQTVVALVGDGGFQMTFQELSVLQERRLPVKVVIVNNGALGMVRQWQEEFYDKRYSQSLLPVQPDFVKLAHSYDIEGIRVDSVDALHDVLSEHLQSPEPVIIDCRVQQEENVYPMIAPGKGLHEMIGVKP, from the coding sequence GTGAAGGCTGAAGTCAACCAAAGCGTCCAAGAAGAGGCGCGATCGCAATCGAAGACAGGTGCTGATTTGTTAGTTGAAGCATTACTCAACGCCGGTGTTAAGCATTTATTCGGCTATCCGGGCGGTGCTAATTTACCTATCTATGATTCACTGTATCGCATAGGAGGTGAGTTTAATCACATTTTGTCTCGGCATGAACAAGGAGCCATTCATGCTGCTGAAGGCTTCGCTAGAGTTACGGGCAAACCTGGTGTCGTGATTGCAACGTCCGGTCCGGGTGCGACAAATCTTGTCACCGGCATAGCGGATGCAATGATGGATTCCTTACCCATTGTTGTCTTTACTGGGCAGGTTGCCAAAAATGTCATCGGGACCGATGCTTTCCAAGAATCCGATGTCATGGGCATTACGACTCCGATTACGAAGCATAATTATCAGGTTCAGGAGCTTACGGATTTACCGCGCATTGTTAATGAAGCCTTTCACATCGCTTCAACCGGCAGGCCCGGACCTGTGGTTGTTGATATTCCTAAGGATGTGGCTTCAGAAGTTGGAGCAACGGACTGTGAGGCTGATTTTTACCTGCCAGGCTATCAACCAACGATTGAGCCGAATCCGCTACAGATTAAAAAACTTGTGGATGCCATGTCACAATCCAAACGCCCTGTCATTTTAGCAGGGGCCGGTGTCCTCCATGCTCAGGGTTCAGAGGAACTTAGGAAGTTTGCTGAAATGCATCAAATACCTGTTACGACAACGCTGCTTGGTCTCGGCGGGTTTCCGGGCGAACATGATTTGTCTCTAGGGATGGCCGGGATGCACGGGACTTATGCAGCGAACACGGCGCTTTATGAAAGTGATTTGCTCATCAACTTTGGAGCCCGGTTTGATGACCGTTTAACCGGAAATCTTAAACATTTTGCGCCCCGGGCAACAGTTGCTCATGTTGATATTGACCCAGCGGAAATCGGCAAAAATGTTTCAACTGGGATCCCGGTCGTTGCTGATGCCAAACGCGTTTTAGAAAAACTATTGGCCGTTGCTGGCGGATCACCAGAGACATCAAGTTGGCGCGAGCAAATTGCGGCTTACAAGAGGGATTTTCCTTTATGGTATCACGAACAGTCGGATGCAATTGTACCACAGGAGGTCATTGAAACCGTGCACCGTTATACCTGCGGTGACGCGATTGTGACAACGGATGTTGGCCAGCACCAAATGTGGGCGGCTCAATATTATGCATTTAATGAACCGAACCGGTGGGTGACATCAGGTGGTCTTGGCACAATGGGATTTGGGTTTCCAGCAGCGATTGGTGCTCAGCTTGGAGCCCCCGACCAAACAGTAGTAGCACTTGTCGGAGACGGCGGTTTCCAAATGACGTTTCAGGAGTTGTCGGTTCTGCAAGAGCGCCGCCTTCCTGTAAAGGTGGTCATAGTTAATAATGGGGCGCTAGGTATGGTTCGCCAATGGCAGGAAGAATTCTATGACAAACGGTACTCGCAGTCACTGCTACCCGTCCAACCTGACTTTGTCAAATTAGCCCACAGTTATGATATTGAAGGCATACGGGTGGATTCGGTGGATGCTCTCCATGATGTTCTTTCAGAACATTTGCAAAGCCCGGAGCCAGTCATTATTGACTGCCGCGTTCAGCAGGAGGAAAACGTTTATCCAATGATTGCACCTGGAAAAGGTCTACACGAGATGATTGGGGTGAAACCATGA
- a CDS encoding amino acid ABC transporter permease → MFDKFTSSDFIQCLPFLIPGLGMTLLITAIGLILGFVLGTIAGLGRLSKNKFLRGISSVYVEVVRGTPILAQVLFIFTVLSDQYVGFNIDKVLAAIIAITINAGAYIAEIVRGAVYSIDKGQHEAGRSLGLNPSQTMRHIIWPQAIKRMIPPLGNQFIISLKDTSLFSVIAVGELLYMGRQYYNITYSPFQTLTMVCLLYLVITIPTSLILRKIERRLDV, encoded by the coding sequence ATGTTTGATAAGTTCACCAGCTCTGATTTTATACAATGTTTACCGTTTCTTATTCCCGGCTTAGGTATGACGCTTCTCATAACCGCCATTGGGCTAATTCTCGGTTTTGTATTAGGAACCATTGCCGGGCTCGGCCGCCTATCAAAAAACAAATTTCTGAGAGGCATCAGCTCTGTCTATGTTGAGGTCGTCCGTGGAACGCCGATCCTTGCTCAAGTGCTATTCATCTTTACCGTTCTATCCGATCAATACGTCGGCTTCAATATTGATAAAGTCCTTGCTGCCATTATTGCGATTACGATTAATGCTGGGGCCTATATAGCCGAAATTGTGCGAGGCGCTGTCTATTCCATCGATAAAGGCCAACATGAAGCCGGACGCTCATTAGGTCTTAACCCATCGCAAACCATGCGCCATATTATTTGGCCCCAAGCCATCAAGCGGATGATCCCGCCACTAGGAAACCAGTTCATCATCAGTTTAAAAGATACGTCGTTGTTTTCCGTGATTGCCGTTGGCGAATTGCTTTACATGGGGCGTCAATACTACAACATTACTTATTCACCCTTTCAAACACTCACCATGGTTTGTTTGTTATATCTTGTCATTACCATACCAACATCGCTTATTTTAAGAAAAATAGAACGGAGGCTGGATGTCTAA
- the ilvE gene encoding branched-chain-amino-acid transaminase — protein MSDQWIFLNDRFVKKEDAVVSVYDHGFLYGDGVFEGIRAYSGNIFKLDEHLDRLYQSAHSILLEIPYSKAELEQLIVEAVKKNRLENAYIRVVISRGPGDLGLDPSKCSDPRVYVIAEGLAIFPNELYERGLRVGTVASRRNRSDVLSPQVKSLNYLNNILVKIEANQAGVDEALMLNDQGYVTEGSADNIFIIKNGVIKTPSVYLGALEGITRNAIIEVARKEGYEVREETFTRHDVFTAEEVFLTGTAAEVIGVVDVDGRKINDGTPGPVTQHLLSEFRKLVTTDGVKVYPPEQDDAQVS, from the coding sequence ATGAGTGATCAATGGATTTTTCTTAATGACCGCTTTGTCAAAAAAGAAGACGCCGTCGTTTCTGTTTACGATCATGGATTTCTTTATGGGGACGGGGTGTTTGAAGGCATTAGAGCCTACAGCGGCAACATTTTCAAGCTAGATGAACATCTCGATCGCTTATATCAATCGGCACATTCCATTCTTCTGGAGATACCATATAGCAAGGCCGAATTAGAACAACTGATTGTCGAGGCCGTCAAAAAGAATCGATTAGAAAATGCTTATATCCGGGTTGTCATTTCCCGCGGTCCTGGTGATTTGGGGCTTGATCCCTCTAAGTGTTCAGACCCGCGTGTATATGTGATCGCGGAAGGATTGGCCATTTTCCCAAACGAGTTATATGAAAGAGGATTGCGCGTTGGTACGGTTGCTAGTCGACGCAATCGCTCCGATGTTTTGAGTCCGCAGGTGAAATCATTAAACTATTTAAATAACATTCTTGTAAAAATTGAAGCGAATCAAGCTGGTGTCGATGAAGCGTTGATGCTGAACGATCAAGGCTACGTCACTGAAGGCTCCGCCGATAATATTTTTATTATCAAAAACGGCGTCATTAAGACCCCATCGGTATATTTAGGAGCGCTTGAAGGCATCACACGCAATGCGATCATCGAGGTTGCTAGAAAAGAAGGTTATGAGGTTAGAGAAGAAACCTTTACACGTCACGATGTGTTTACGGCAGAAGAGGTGTTTTTAACAGGAACAGCAGCTGAAGTCATCGGTGTTGTGGATGTCGATGGACGCAAGATCAATGACGGAACACCGGGGCCGGTAACACAGCATCTTTTATCCGAATTTCGGAAACTTGTTACAACAGATGGTGTGAAAGTCTATCCGCCAGAACAAGATGACGCACAAGTGAGTTAA
- a CDS encoding transporter substrate-binding domain-containing protein: MLSLALLTACGSTKSGGDSGGNDEMKTYKVATDANFKPFEYKNPDTGEMEGFDIELLKSIAKEAGFKVKFETMQFDGLLAGIKSGRYDIGVAGISITDERKQSIAFSDKYYDSGLTVMVPKDSDIQSIKDVDGKAVGTRQGSTSQAYLKNNTDADIEAFPAIVNAYTNLKSGRLDAVLYDLPNVKYFIKQKGEGELKTVGKLLQGQPYGIAFPKDSKLVDDVNKALKTLKDNGTYADIYKKWFGTEPPQ, encoded by the coding sequence ATGCTATCACTAGCATTACTCACCGCATGCGGAAGTACAAAATCAGGAGGTGATAGTGGCGGCAATGATGAAATGAAAACCTACAAAGTTGCGACAGACGCTAACTTTAAACCTTTTGAATATAAAAATCCTGATACAGGGGAAATGGAAGGTTTCGACATTGAGCTATTAAAGTCTATTGCAAAAGAAGCAGGATTCAAAGTCAAATTTGAAACGATGCAATTTGACGGCCTTCTCGCAGGCATTAAATCAGGCCGGTATGACATCGGCGTTGCCGGGATTTCCATTACTGATGAACGGAAGCAATCCATTGCTTTCTCAGACAAATATTATGACTCAGGTCTAACGGTCATGGTCCCTAAGGACTCCGATATCCAATCGATCAAAGACGTTGACGGTAAGGCCGTTGGAACACGTCAAGGTTCAACAAGTCAAGCTTATTTAAAGAATAACACCGATGCTGACATTGAAGCCTTTCCAGCGATTGTCAACGCCTACACAAACTTAAAGTCTGGTCGGCTCGATGCTGTCCTATATGACTTACCGAATGTTAAATATTTCATCAAACAAAAAGGTGAGGGTGAATTAAAGACGGTTGGGAAATTACTACAGGGTCAACCCTATGGTATTGCCTTTCCTAAAGATTCGAAACTCGTTGATGATGTCAATAAAGCTCTGAAAACGTTAAAAGACAATGGCACTTATGCTGACATTTATAAAAAATGGTTCGGAACTGAACCCCCTCAATAA
- a CDS encoding amino acid ABC transporter ATP-binding protein, which yields MITVHDLHKSFGDFEVLKGINAEVRESEVVCVIGPSGSGKSTFLRCLNLLEDITSGSVEIDGEQLTDESTDINKLRSEVGMVFQHFNLFPHKTVLENITLAPIKVKALTQDKAKEHALPLLEKVGLSDKADDYPDNLSGGQKQRVAIARALAMNPKVMLFDEPTSALDPELVGDVLEVMKDLAKEGMTMVVVTHEMGFAREVGDRVIFMDEGVIMEENKPEPLFENPQNARTQSFLSKIL from the coding sequence ATGATTACTGTTCATGATTTGCATAAATCCTTTGGAGACTTTGAAGTTTTAAAAGGCATTAACGCAGAGGTCAGGGAGAGCGAAGTTGTGTGTGTCATCGGCCCTTCTGGATCAGGCAAAAGCACATTCCTCCGCTGTTTAAATTTACTTGAAGACATCACATCAGGCAGTGTTGAAATTGACGGTGAACAACTGACGGATGAAAGTACCGATATTAACAAACTGCGGTCAGAAGTAGGAATGGTCTTCCAACATTTTAATCTGTTCCCACATAAGACGGTGCTTGAAAACATTACGCTGGCCCCGATCAAAGTCAAAGCATTAACCCAAGATAAAGCAAAAGAGCATGCTTTACCTTTACTTGAGAAGGTCGGTCTGTCGGACAAGGCCGACGACTATCCCGATAACCTCTCCGGCGGGCAAAAGCAACGCGTTGCCATTGCCCGGGCACTAGCCATGAACCCGAAAGTGATGCTATTTGATGAACCGACCTCAGCCCTTGATCCTGAACTCGTCGGCGATGTATTAGAAGTGATGAAAGACTTAGCTAAGGAAGGTATGACCATGGTCGTTGTGACCCATGAAATGGGCTTTGCCCGTGAAGTCGGCGACAGGGTCATCTTCATGGACGAAGGGGTTATTATGGAAGAAAACAAACCGGAACCACTATTTGAAAATCCGCAAAATGCTAGGACACAATCTTTTCTTAGTAAAATTTTATAA
- the ilvN gene encoding acetolactate synthase small subunit has protein sequence MKRIVIATVQNRSGVLNRVTGLLAKRQFNIESISVGRTETEGVSKMTFVVDVDDDQKIEQLTKQLNKQVDVLKVSDITDKAIVARELVLVKVLSNAQTRYEINGIIEPFRASIIDVSRESLTIQVTGSPDKIEAIIELLRPYGIKEMSRTGLNAFLRGNQRQVTDMKSYSLLK, from the coding sequence ATGAAACGAATCGTCATTGCAACCGTCCAGAATCGAAGCGGTGTTCTGAACCGGGTGACGGGATTGCTTGCCAAACGTCAATTTAATATTGAAAGTATCTCAGTGGGCCGGACAGAAACAGAAGGTGTTTCGAAAATGACATTTGTGGTTGATGTTGATGATGACCAAAAAATCGAACAGCTGACCAAACAGTTGAATAAACAAGTGGATGTTTTAAAAGTCTCTGACATTACTGACAAAGCCATTGTTGCTAGAGAACTGGTGCTGGTCAAAGTGTTAAGTAACGCACAGACGCGCTATGAGATTAACGGCATCATTGAACCGTTTCGAGCGTCAATCATTGACGTGAGTCGGGAAAGTTTGACCATTCAAGTTACCGGAAGTCCAGACAAGATTGAGGCGATCATTGAGTTGCTCAGACCTTATGGTATCAAAGAGATGTCCCGCACCGGACTCAATGCCTTTTTACGAGGCAATCAGCGTCAGGTGACGGACATGAAATCTTACTCTTTATTAAAATAA